In a single window of the Halobaculum lipolyticum genome:
- a CDS encoding glycosyltransferase family 4 protein — protein sequence MRVLYLLGQGDGGLAHYTAELANAVAADHEVIVLKPTETDADEHFDDAVTVVDAFEPIGITMPRIHSFEVDPVAALRGLRSYTAVRRVFEFDPDVVHDASGLFPKVRWFAARHGVDEAYPFVVTKHEVPESRFSLSRPAVAVEESINALLPALDVDAHVVHTTNQREALTGYGVDPDSVSVIPHGAYSLFGSPDDATTATEPNTLLFFGNVVPPKGPDTLVEAMPLVRERVPDATAVIAGDGSLPASARATMAAHPDAFERHDRYVPDDEVGDLFARAAVVVAPYRDQGGTKGHSGAVSTAFSFGNPVVASTAGEFPRLVGERGCGRVVPPDDPERLADALVDVLLDPETRAQMARNSREMADRLSWASVAERHRAVYERVAASRPASTSGEGCSRI from the coding sequence GCGTGTCCTGTACCTCCTCGGGCAAGGCGACGGCGGACTCGCCCACTACACGGCCGAACTCGCGAACGCCGTCGCGGCCGACCACGAGGTGATCGTATTGAAGCCGACGGAGACGGACGCCGACGAGCACTTCGACGACGCCGTCACGGTCGTCGACGCGTTCGAGCCGATCGGGATCACCATGCCGCGGATCCACTCGTTCGAGGTCGACCCGGTCGCGGCGTTGCGCGGGCTTCGGTCGTACACGGCGGTCCGCCGCGTGTTCGAGTTCGACCCGGACGTCGTCCACGACGCGTCGGGGCTGTTCCCCAAGGTGCGGTGGTTCGCGGCCCGCCACGGGGTCGACGAGGCGTACCCGTTCGTCGTCACGAAACACGAGGTGCCGGAGTCGCGGTTCTCGCTGTCGCGTCCGGCGGTGGCCGTCGAGGAGTCGATCAACGCGCTGCTCCCGGCGCTCGACGTCGACGCCCACGTCGTCCACACGACGAACCAGCGCGAGGCGCTGACCGGCTACGGGGTCGACCCCGACAGCGTCTCCGTGATCCCCCACGGCGCCTACTCGCTGTTCGGATCGCCGGACGACGCGACGACCGCCACCGAGCCGAACACGCTGTTGTTCTTCGGCAACGTCGTCCCGCCGAAGGGACCGGACACGCTCGTCGAGGCGATGCCGCTCGTCCGCGAGCGCGTCCCCGACGCGACCGCCGTGATCGCCGGCGACGGGTCGCTCCCGGCGTCCGCGCGGGCGACGATGGCCGCCCACCCGGACGCCTTCGAGCGCCACGACCGGTACGTCCCCGACGACGAGGTCGGCGACCTGTTCGCGCGGGCGGCGGTCGTCGTCGCGCCGTACCGCGACCAGGGCGGCACCAAAGGCCACAGCGGCGCCGTCTCGACGGCGTTCTCGTTCGGCAACCCGGTCGTCGCCTCCACGGCCGGGGAGTTCCCGCGGCTCGTCGGCGAGCGCGGCTGCGGCCGCGTCGTCCCGCCCGACGACCCCGAGCGGCTGGCCGACGCCCTCGTCGACGTCCTCCTCGACCCCGAGACGCGGGCACAGATGGCCCGGAACAGCCGCGAGATGGCCGACCGGCTGTCGTGGGCGTCGGTCGCCGAGCGGCACCGCGCGGTGTACGAGCGCGTCGCCGCGTCGCGACCGGCGTCGACCTCGGGCGAGGGGTGTTCTCGGATCTGA